Genomic DNA from Pistricoccus aurantiacus:
TTCGCGTAGAAAGCCAGACCCAGGAAGTGAGCCTTGGGGAGCCGAATCTCCCGGAAGGCGAATTCAAGTCCGATGAATTCCTCGGCGATGTCCACGTCTTCTATGACCGGGTGGTTTTCTCGGTTCCCGTCCAAGGTCAAGCCGTCGACGAGCTGCCCATCGAGTTGACCTTTCAGGGCTGCGCGGACGCGGGACTCTGCTATCCGCCGGAAACCCTGTCGCTGACTGCGCTACCGGGTTCTTTACCGGAAGGGTTCGACGATCTGGGCGACGCCAATACCGTGCTTGCCATTACCACTGCCGACGATACAGGCGCCGTGGAATCGGATGTTTCCTCCAATACCGACTTCTCGATGGCCCCGGCAAGCCTGCAAAGCGAAGACGGGCGCTTTCAATCGCTGTTGAACGATGCTTCACCGCTGCTGGTGCTGGGTCTGTTTCTGCTGGCAGGGCTGGGGTTGACCTTCACTCCCTGCGTTCTGCCAATGATTCCTATCCTGTCATCGATCATCGTCGGGCAGAATCCGAGCCGTCCCCGGGCGTTCGTGCTTTCTTCAAGCTACGTCGCCGGCATGGCAGTGACCTATGCGCTGGTAGGCGTTCTCATGGGGCTGTTCGGCGCCGGGCTCAATCTTCAGGCGCGGCTGCAGTCCGCTCCGGTGCTGATCCTGTTCAGCCTGCTTTTCGTACTGTTCGCCCTGGCCATGTTCGGCGTTTTCAACCTGCGCCTGTCATCCGGACTGTCCAGTCGCATCGACACCTGGCAGAGCAAGGCGCAGCGCAGCGGCCCCGTAGGCCTGGCTCTGGCCGGAGCGCTTTCGGTACTGGTGGTATCGCCTTGCGTGTCCGCGCCCCTGGCCGGCGCCCTGGTATTCATCTCATCCACCGGCGATGCGCTGATGGGCGGCTTGGCCCTGCTGGCGCTGGCCTTGGGCATGGGTATTCCGCTGCTGCTGGTAGGCACCTTCGGCACCACCCTGATGCCGCGTACCGGACAATGGATGGAGGGTGTCAAGATCGCCTTCGGCGTGCTGCTGCTGGGAGTGGCCATCTGGCTGATCGAGCGCTTGCTGCCGGCGCAGCTCGCTCTGATACTCTGGGCCGGCCTGGCGGTCGGCGCCGGCCTGTCCCTTGGCGCCCTGCAATTCAATACCGCCCAGGGCTGGCCTCGGGTGCGCCAGGGGGGCGGCATCCTGCTTCTCGTGTGGGGGATCGTGCTGGTGATCGGTGCCGCCCGAGGTGCTCACGACCCGCTGCGTCCGCTCGCGGCCACCACGTCGCAAGCCCCGAACGCTAGTGCCGCCACCGACTCGGCCAGCCTGGCCTTCACTACGGTCACCCGGGCAGAGCAGTTGAACGTGGAGCTGGAACAGGCCGCCTCTCAGGGCCAGCCGGTTTTCGTCGACGTCAGCGCCGACTGGTGCATTTCCTGCAAGGTAATGGAAAATCAGGTCTTTCCCGCTCCCCAGGTGGCGCAGGCTCTCGCCGAATTCCGGCGTATCCGCCTTGACGTCACCGAAACCAACGCGGATAGCCGGGCTCTGCTTGAGCGTTTCGGTCTGTTCGGCCCGCCTAGCCTGCTGTTTTTCGACGGCGGTGAGGAAATTCGCGCCGCGCGGATTCAAGGCGAAATCAGGCACGATCCTCTCGCCCGCCATCTGCGCGAGCTGCTCGACTGGCTGGAAAGCGGGAAACCTCCGCGCACAACTTGAAACAGAACAGTGTTTTCCCGTCGAGATCGCAGAAATCTGGACAGGATCGGCGTTTTTCGGCAAACTCCGCTCTCAACGCGATAAGGGCGATTAGAGACGCCATCCTGCGGGATTGTGTCGTGAACTGAACGAACATCGACTAGATTGACATCACCCGCATACCATCTGACACGCCCCTTTTCTCTCATTCATCATTCAACCGATCGGGACAAACGCATGGATATTCGCAAGGTCAAGAAGCTGATCGAGCTACTGGAAGAGTCCAACATCAGCGAAATCGAAATCCAGGAAGGGGAAGAGTCGGTTCGCATCAGCCGTCATCCGAATGGCGCCTCCTACCCCCAGGCTCCCGCTCATTACTCCTACCCGCAGCATCCGGCAACGCCTTTTGCCTCTCAGGAAACCTCCGCGCCAGCATCCTCCTCTTCCTCCGCCCCGGATACGACACCGGAACTGCCTAGCGGACATGCGGTGACCTCTCCGATGGTAGGCACCTTCTACCGTGCGCCGACCCCCGGCGCCAAAGCCTTCGTGGAAGTGGGCCAGCGGGTCAGAAAGGGCGAAGCGATATGTATCGTCGAAGCCATGAAGATGATGAATCAGATCGAGGCGGACCAGGACGGCGTGGTGGAAGCCATTCTGGTCGAGGACGGTGAACCGGTGGAATACGACCAGCCGATGCTCATCCTTTCCTGAAAGGCGAATTTCCCCTAAAAGGCGCAACGATAATGTTGGACAAGGTACTTATCGCCAACCGCGGCGAGATCGCCCTGCGAATCCTGCGGGCATGCAAGGAACTGGGCATCAAGACCGTAGCGGTGCATTCCAAGGCGGATCGCGAACTGATGCACGTGCGGCTGGCGGATGAAGCCGTGTGTATCGGTCCGGCTTCTTCGGCGCAGTCCTACCTGAATATCCCGGCGTTGATCAGTGCC
This window encodes:
- the dsbD gene encoding protein-disulfide reductase DsbD encodes the protein MLRLPRFLLAMLFLWLASITTLQAQWFSSDAQNNFLPVNEAFQATAWLDDDNLMIGMQNAEDYYLYRHRFRVESQTQEVSLGEPNLPEGEFKSDEFLGDVHVFYDRVVFSVPVQGQAVDELPIELTFQGCADAGLCYPPETLSLTALPGSLPEGFDDLGDANTVLAITTADDTGAVESDVSSNTDFSMAPASLQSEDGRFQSLLNDASPLLVLGLFLLAGLGLTFTPCVLPMIPILSSIIVGQNPSRPRAFVLSSSYVAGMAVTYALVGVLMGLFGAGLNLQARLQSAPVLILFSLLFVLFALAMFGVFNLRLSSGLSSRIDTWQSKAQRSGPVGLALAGALSVLVVSPCVSAPLAGALVFISSTGDALMGGLALLALALGMGIPLLLVGTFGTTLMPRTGQWMEGVKIAFGVLLLGVAIWLIERLLPAQLALILWAGLAVGAGLSLGALQFNTAQGWPRVRQGGGILLLVWGIVLVIGAARGAHDPLRPLAATTSQAPNASAATDSASLAFTTVTRAEQLNVELEQAASQGQPVFVDVSADWCISCKVMENQVFPAPQVAQALAEFRRIRLDVTETNADSRALLERFGLFGPPSLLFFDGGEEIRAARIQGEIRHDPLARHLRELLDWLESGKPPRTT
- the accB gene encoding acetyl-CoA carboxylase biotin carboxyl carrier protein; translation: MDIRKVKKLIELLEESNISEIEIQEGEESVRISRHPNGASYPQAPAHYSYPQHPATPFASQETSAPASSSSSAPDTTPELPSGHAVTSPMVGTFYRAPTPGAKAFVEVGQRVRKGEAICIVEAMKMMNQIEADQDGVVEAILVEDGEPVEYDQPMLILS